A window of the Alnus glutinosa chromosome 4, dhAlnGlut1.1, whole genome shotgun sequence genome harbors these coding sequences:
- the LOC133866811 gene encoding metacaspase-5-like, which produces MAKKAVLIGCNYPGTKAELKGCINDVRKAYRCLIDRFGFSEDDITVLIDTDDSSTQPTGRNIRRALADLVRSAEPGDFLFVHYSGHGTRLPAETGEDDDTGYDECIVPSDMNLITDDDFREFVDGVPEGCRITIVSDSCHSGGLIDDSKEQIGESTKREENSSGSSGFGFKSFLKQAVGDAIESRGIHIPHRRRHREEEDDDADRDVEIAYGEQGYVKSRSLPLSTLIEILKQKTGKDDIDVGKLRPTLFDAFGEDASPKVKKFMKVVFNKLQHGEGGGGEGGSGLLGMVGSLAQDFLKQKLENDDGYAKPAMETQVGSKQEVYAGSAKRALPDNGILISGCQTNQTSADASPPGGDSDEAYGALSNAIQTIIAETDGQVTNQELVLRAREMLKSQGFTQRPGLYCSDHHVDAPYVC; this is translated from the exons ATGGCAAAGAAGGCGGTGCTGATAGGGTGCAACTACCCAGGAACCAAGGCGGAGCTCAAGGGTTGCATAAACGATGTGAGGAAGGCTTACCGGTGCCTTATCGACCGCTTCGGCTTCTCGGAGGACGACATCACGGTGCTGATCGACACGGATGACTCCTCCACTCAGCCGACGGGCAGGAACATCCGCAGGGCTTTGGCGGATCTGGTGCGATCGGCTGAGCCCGGGGACTTTCTCTTTGTGCACTACAGCGGCCACGGCACCCGTCTCCCGGCCGAGACCGGTGAAGATGACGACACTGGATATGATGAGTGCATTGTTCCCTCTGATATGAATCTCATCACTG ATGATGATTTCAGGGAGTTTGTGGACGGTGTCCCAGAAGGTTGCCGCATCACCATTGTATCCGATTCGTGTCATAGCGGTGGCCTAATTGATGATAGTAAGGAGCAGATTGGGGAGAGTACAAAGCGTGAAGAAAACAGCTCCGGCTCCTCCGGTTTTGGATTCAAAAGCTTTTTGAAACAGGCGGTGGGAGATGCTATTGAGTCTCGTGGAATTCACATCCCACATCGCCGTCGTCACcgggaagaagaagatgatgatgctGACAGAGATGTTGAAATCGCATATGGTGAGCAAGGGTATGTTAAGAGCAGATCTCTGCCTCTCTCAACCCTCATTGAAATACTCAAGCAGAAAACCGGCAAGGATGACATTGATGTTGGGAAGCTGAGGCCAACGCTTTTCGACGCCTTCGGGGAAGATGCGAGTCCCAAGGTGAAGAAGTTCATGAAGGTTGTGTTTAACAAACTTCAACATGGTGAAGGTGGAGGTGGAGAAGGAGGCAGTGGGTTGTTGGGGATGGTTGGAAGTCTGGCTCAAGACTTCCTCAAACAAAAGCTGGAGAATGACGACGGGTATGCAAAACCAGCCATGGAGACGCAAGTAGGTAGCAAGCAAGAGGTGTATGCCGGATCAGCCAAGCGTGCCCTTCCTGATAATGGAATCCTGATCAGTGGCTGCCAGACCAACCAAACATCTGCCGATGCTAGTCCTCCCGGCGGCGATTCTGATGAAGCTTATGGAGCCCTCAGCAATGCAATTCAGACTATCATCGCCGAGACAGATGGTCAAGTAACTAATCAGGAGCTTGTTTTGAGGGCCAGAGAGATGCTGAAGAGCCAGGGCTTTACTCAGCGACCTGGCCTCTATTGCAGTGACCATCATGTTGATGCTCCTTATGTGTGCTGA